In Rutidosis leptorrhynchoides isolate AG116_Rl617_1_P2 chromosome 2, CSIRO_AGI_Rlap_v1, whole genome shotgun sequence, one genomic interval encodes:
- the LOC139887692 gene encoding transmembrane 9 superfamily member 9-like translates to MLLAELRGAAICRSQQYKQKGSNGQNLLTLFFVIPDFVCRYIISSKFELNSMADQLQLGLHFHHLSLFVFLLLFIVYAHSFYLPGVAPQDFIKGDSLKVKVNKLASTKTQLPYSYYSIPYCRPDEIVDSAENLGEVLRGDRIENSPYEFQMRVPMMCNVVCRITLSEKTANEFKEKIDDEYRVNMILDNLPLVVPVTMAEYDSQTIYQHGYYVGRQVNADTKDETYFINNHLAFVVRYHRDTQTNSARIVGFEVKAFSINHKYDDQWSDTTRLTTCDPHAKRLVTSSDHPQEVAAKNEIIFTYDVEFQESDVKWASRWDTYLLMGDDQIHWFSIVNSLMIVLFLSGMVAMIMLRTLYRDISKYNHLETQEEAQDETGWKLVHGDVFRPPVNSDLLCVYVGTGVQFLGMVLLTMVFALLGFLSPANRGGLMTALLLLWVLMGIFCGYATARLYKTFKGTERKKTTLKTVFMFPGIAFCVFFVLNTLIWGEKSSGAVPFGTMFALVVLWFGISVPLVFVGSYIGYKRPGTEDPVKTNKIPRQIPEQTWYMNPFFSIMIGGILPFGAVFIELFFILTSIWLHQFYYIFGFLFMVFIILIITCAEITIVLCYFQLCSEDYQWWWRSYLTSGSSAFYLFMYATFYFFTKLNITKLVSGILYFGYMLIASYAFFVLTGTIGFYACLWFTRLIYSSVKID, encoded by the exons ATGTTATTGGCAGAACTCAGAGGTGCAGCTATTTGTCGATCACAACAATATAAACAAAAAGGATCCAACGGTCAAAACCTTTTAACTCTCTTCTTTGTGATCCCCGATTTCGTTTGCAG ATACATAATATCTTCAAAGTTTGAGCTCAATTCTATGGCTGATCAATTACAATTAGGGTTGCATTTTCATCACTTATCACTATTCGTTTTTCTTCTGTTATTCATCGTCTATGCACACTCATTCTACCTCCCTGGTGTTGCTCCACAGGATTTCATCAAG GGTGATAGTTTGAAGGTAAAAGTAAACAAATTGGCTTCTACGAAAACTCAGCTTCCGTATTCTTACTATTCGATCCCTTATTGCCGCCCTGATGAAATAGTTGATAGTGCTGAGAATCTTGGGGAAGTTCTTCGCGGTGATCGCATTGAAAATTCTCCCTATGAG TTTCAAATGAGAGTTCCGATGATGTGCAATGTCGTATGTCGGATAACACTAAGTGAGAAAACAGCCAATGAATTCAAGGAGAAGATAGACGATGAATATCGGGTCAACAT GATTTTAGATAATCTACCTTTGGTTGTTCCAGTAACAATGGCAGAATATGATTCCCAAACCATATATCAACATGGATATTATGTCGGCCGACAAGTAAATGCAGAC ACCAAGGACGAAACGTATTTTATCAATAACCACTTGGCATTCGTAGTCAGGTATCACCGAGATACACAAACAAACTCTGCAAGAATTGTCGGTTTTGAAGTTAAAGCTTTTAG TATCAATCATAAATACGATGACCAATGGAGTGATACAACCCGTCTAACTACGTGTGACCCCCATGCAAAACGCCTGGTCACAAGCTCTGATCATCCACAGGAAGTTGCTGCTAAGAATGAAATCATCTTCACTTATGATGTTGAGTTCCAG GAGAGCGATGTTAAATGGGCATCAAGATGGGACACCTATTTGCTTATGGGTGATGATCAAATTCACTGGTTTTCAATTGTCAACTCGCTTATGATCGTTCTATTCTTATCTGGTATGGTTGCTATGATCATGTTAAGAACACTTTACCGCGATATCTCAAAGTACAACCATTTAGAAACACAAGAAGAAGCCCAAGACGAAACAGGATGGAAGCTTGTTCACGGAGACGTATTCCGACCCCCGGTCAACTCGGATTTACTATGCGTATATGTCGGAACCGGGGTCCAGTTTCTTGGTATGGTTTTATTAACCATGGTTTTCGCGCTCCTCGGGTTTTTATCTCCTGCAAACCGAGGCGGGCTCATGACTGCACTTCTTCTACTTTGGGTTCTAATGGGAATCTTTTGCGGTTATGCGACAGCTCGTCTTTATAAAACATTCAAAGGAACCGAACGGAAAAAAACCACCCTAAAAACCGTTTTCATGTTCCCGGGAATTGCTTTTTGCGTATTCTTTGTACTAAACACGCTCATTTGGGGTGAAAAGTCTTCAGGAGCAGTACCATTCGGTACCATGTTCGCTTTGGTGGTCTTATGGTTCGGGATCTCAGTACCCCTTGTTTTCGTTGGCAGTTATATCGGTTACAAAAGGCCGGGAACCGAAGATCCGGTGAAAACAAACAAAATCCCGAGACAAATCCCAGAACAAACGTGGTACATGAACCCGTTCTTCTCGATCATGATTGGTGGCATACTTCCATTTGGTGCAGTATTCATTGAGCTATTTTTCATTCTAACCTCAATCTGGTTACATCAATTCTACTACATTTTCGGTTTCTTGTTCATGGTGTTCATCATTTTAATCATAACGTGTGCCGAGATCACAATTGTGTTATGCTATTTCCAGCTGTGTAGTGAGGACTACCAATGGTGGTGGAGATCATATTTAACATCTGGTTCTTCagctttttacttattcatgtatgCAACATTCTATTTCTTCACAAAACTAAACATTACTAAGCTTGTTTCGGGTATTTTGTATTTTGGGTATATGTTGATTGCGTCATATGCATTTTTCGTGTTGACGGGTACAATCGGTTTCTATGCATGCTTGTGGTTCACTAGGCTTATTTATTCTTCAGTAAAGATTGATTAG